The Dehalococcoidia bacterium genome has a window encoding:
- a CDS encoding oligosaccharide flippase family protein: MPTERAQGWGLLASVNLMFLSQVASYGLAFVVRAVLAQALGDEGLGTYSLFYTSVLVAAGLANLGVGPASVFYLNRGAYSLERLLGGATFLWASVAVLWALGVALFGVLYGPDAFVSGRAFWLYAPAVPAVVAYLFLVAFLQGQHRFGAIFLAGASQGVSSVASLGTLWALGRLDLFGAVASWVGSFVLADAIAFVLLRPWRLHWREVIQRPWQALRDQIRYGVQGQLGNLAQLLNYRLDHYLVGAFAGRAAVGHYTVAVGLAESLWWLASAVSYVLLPRLSGMGQREAAALAQAGARNTFLVSLLGAVALAGLSPVLVTVVFGSEFRASVLPLALLLPGALANGVTIVLGSYLYSRGRPLYQTGAVLVALLATVVLDLALIPWLEVPGAAIASSLAYNTGLAAALYFYRRVSGRSLSDLLGPSAGDLEMMRELWLALWRRLRARPEP; this comes from the coding sequence ATGCCCACGGAGCGCGCCCAGGGCTGGGGACTCTTGGCCAGCGTCAATCTGATGTTCCTGTCCCAGGTGGCATCTTACGGGCTGGCCTTCGTGGTGCGCGCGGTGCTGGCCCAGGCCCTGGGGGACGAGGGGCTGGGCACCTACTCCCTGTTCTACACCTCGGTGCTGGTGGCGGCAGGACTGGCTAACCTGGGGGTGGGGCCGGCCAGCGTCTTCTATCTGAACCGCGGCGCCTACTCGCTGGAGCGGCTCCTAGGCGGCGCGACCTTCCTTTGGGCTTCGGTGGCTGTCCTGTGGGCGCTGGGGGTGGCCCTCTTCGGCGTGTTGTACGGCCCCGATGCCTTCGTCAGCGGCCGTGCCTTCTGGCTCTACGCCCCTGCTGTGCCAGCGGTGGTGGCCTACCTGTTTCTGGTCGCCTTTCTGCAGGGACAGCACCGCTTCGGAGCCATCTTCCTCGCCGGCGCTTCCCAGGGGGTGTCGTCGGTAGCCTCTTTGGGGACGCTGTGGGCGCTGGGGCGCCTCGACCTGTTCGGCGCCGTGGCCTCCTGGGTGGGGTCCTTCGTCCTGGCCGATGCGATAGCCTTTGTGCTTCTGCGACCCTGGCGTCTCCACTGGCGGGAGGTCATCCAGAGGCCCTGGCAGGCCCTGCGAGACCAGATTCGTTATGGTGTCCAGGGACAGCTGGGGAACCTGGCCCAGCTCCTCAATTACCGGCTGGACCATTACCTGGTGGGCGCCTTCGCCGGGCGGGCTGCCGTGGGCCACTACACGGTGGCCGTGGGCCTGGCCGAGAGCCTCTGGTGGCTGGCTAGCGCCGTCTCGTATGTGCTTCTGCCACGCCTGTCGGGCATGGGGCAGCGGGAGGCGGCGGCCCTGGCCCAGGCGGGAGCGCGCAACACCTTTCTGGTCAGTCTGCTGGGTGCCGTCGCCCTGGCCGGCCTCTCGCCGGTGCTGGTCACCGTCGTCTTCGGCAGCGAGTTCCGGGCGTCGGTGCTGCCTTTGGCCCTCTTGCTGCCGGGGGCTCTGGCCAATGGCGTGACCATCGTCCTGGGCTCATACCTCTACAGCCGTGGCCGACCCCTCTACCAGACGGGGGCGGTGCTGGTGGCCCTGCTGGCCACGGTCGTCCTGGACTTGGCCCTCATCCCCTGGCTGGAGGTGCCAGGGGCGGCCATCGCTTCCTCCCTGGCATATAACACTGGGCTGGCAGCTGCACTC